From a single Apostichopus japonicus isolate 1M-3 chromosome 12, ASM3797524v1, whole genome shotgun sequence genomic region:
- the LOC139977609 gene encoding uncharacterized protein isoform X10, producing the protein MNLNCVSFSLAICLSSIYVQPALANWPVFSIETGGTAVVPCVPKGDETAYFWSKGEDFSTSQSLASRVLGIPSSDSEKYLVNEDGSLVIYDVTLAEGGIYHCRILSENTNCRGAVSIEVTVNDISSVGWISLLLMMISMIIMKDINDISSVMWISMMPFILEIFKTTYMLGISSVTWIYILHIIISVIIMKNINDMSSAAWIFILHMIILTIIIVYTYDLASIGWISMLLMISSMIIMTNIYDISSVEWISILHMMISMIIMPNIFDISSVGWISMMLMILSIILMQTLYVKRRERTIGKDQLKQTRIEICTRPCKNEQDTSAELERVKNDLTEKESKLTDTTAELEQVKNDLTEKETKLTDTTAELEQVKNDLTEKETKLMDTTAELEQVKNDLTEKETKLMDTTAELEQVKNDLTEKETKLTDTTDELEKVKNNLTEKETKLKIIPLYNSFEESKK; encoded by the exons ATGAACCTCAATTGCGTTTCTTTCAGTTTGGCCATCTGCCTTTCAAGTATATATG TTCAACCAGCTCTTGCAAACTGGCCAGTATTCTCCATCGAGACAGGTGGAACAGCAGTGGTGCCGTGTGTACCTAAAGGTGATGAGACGGCTTACTTCTGGAGTAAAGGAGAAGATTTTTCAACTAGCCAGAGCTTAGCATCAAGAGTTCTTGGCATCCCTAGCTCTGATTCGGAGAAATATTTAGTGAATGAGGATGGTAGTCTCGTCATTTACGATGTTACCCTAGCAGAAGGGGGAATATATCATTGCAGAATTCTATCAGAAAATACCAACTGTCGCGGAGCTGTGTCAATTGAGGTCACGGTGAATG ATATATCATCAGTTGGGTGGATCTCCTTGCTGCTTATGATGATATCAATGATCATAATGAAAGATATAAACG ATATATCATCAGTTATGTGGATCTCCATGATGCCTTTCATTTTAGAAATTTTCAAAACGACATATATGCTCG gTATATCATCAGTTACGTGGATCTACATACTGCATATAATTATATCAGTTAtcataatgaaaaatataaacg aTATGTCATCAGCTGCGTGGATCTTCATACTGCATATGATTATATTAACTATCATAATTGTATATACATACG aTCTAGCATCAATTGGGTGGATCTCCATGCTGcttatgatatcatcaatgaTCATAATGACAAATATATACG ATATATCATCAGTTGAGTGGATCTCCATACTGCATATGATGATATCAATGATCATAATGCCAAATATATTCG ATATATCATCAGTTGGGTGGATCTCCATGATGCTTATGATTTTATCAATTATCTTAATGCAAACTTTATACG TTAAACGAAGAGAAAGGACCATCGGGAAAGATCAATTGAAACAGACACGTATTGAG ATCTGTACTCGTCCATGTAAAAACGAGCAGGATACATCAGCAGAACTTGAAAGGGTTAAGAACGATCTTACTGAGAAGGAATCAAAACTAACG GATACAACAGCAGAACTTGAACAAGTTAAGAACGATCTTACTGAGAAGGAGACAAAACTAACG GATACAACAGCAGAACTTGAACAAGTTAAGAACGATCTTACTGAGAAGGAGACAAAACTAATG GATACAACAGCAGAACTTGAACAAGTTAAGAACGATCTTACTGAGAAGGAGACAAAACTAATG GATACAACAGCAGAACTTGAACAAGTTAAGAACGATCTTACTGAGAAGGAGACAAAACTAACG GATACAACAGATGAACTTGAAAAAGTTAAGAACAATCTTACTGAGAAGGAAACAAAACTAAAGATAATTCCTTTATATAATTCATTTGAAGAAAGCAAGAAGTAA
- the LOC139977609 gene encoding uncharacterized protein isoform X9, which yields MNLNCVSFSLAICLSSIYVQPALANWPVFSIETGGTAVVPCVPKGDETAYFWSKGEDFSTSQSLASRVLGIPSSDSEKYLVNEDGSLVIYDVTLAEGGIYHCRILSENTNCRGAVSIEVTVNDISSVGWISLLLMMISMIIMKDINDISSVMWISMMPFILEIFKTTYMLGISSVTWIYILHIIISVIIMKNINDMSSAAWIFILHMIILTIIIVYTYDLASIGWISMLLMISSMIIMTNIYDISSVEWISILHMMISMIIMPNIFDISSVGWISMMLMILSIILMQTLYVKRRERTIGKDQLKQTRIEGTTAELEKVNSNLTEKETTLTDTTAELEQIKNDLTEKEMALTICTRPCKNEQDTSAELERVKNDLTEKESKLTDTTAELEQVKNDLTEKETKLTDTTAELEQVKNDLTEKETKLTDTTDELEKVKNNLTEKETKLKIIPLYNSFEESKK from the exons ATGAACCTCAATTGCGTTTCTTTCAGTTTGGCCATCTGCCTTTCAAGTATATATG TTCAACCAGCTCTTGCAAACTGGCCAGTATTCTCCATCGAGACAGGTGGAACAGCAGTGGTGCCGTGTGTACCTAAAGGTGATGAGACGGCTTACTTCTGGAGTAAAGGAGAAGATTTTTCAACTAGCCAGAGCTTAGCATCAAGAGTTCTTGGCATCCCTAGCTCTGATTCGGAGAAATATTTAGTGAATGAGGATGGTAGTCTCGTCATTTACGATGTTACCCTAGCAGAAGGGGGAATATATCATTGCAGAATTCTATCAGAAAATACCAACTGTCGCGGAGCTGTGTCAATTGAGGTCACGGTGAATG ATATATCATCAGTTGGGTGGATCTCCTTGCTGCTTATGATGATATCAATGATCATAATGAAAGATATAAACG ATATATCATCAGTTATGTGGATCTCCATGATGCCTTTCATTTTAGAAATTTTCAAAACGACATATATGCTCG gTATATCATCAGTTACGTGGATCTACATACTGCATATAATTATATCAGTTAtcataatgaaaaatataaacg aTATGTCATCAGCTGCGTGGATCTTCATACTGCATATGATTATATTAACTATCATAATTGTATATACATACG aTCTAGCATCAATTGGGTGGATCTCCATGCTGcttatgatatcatcaatgaTCATAATGACAAATATATACG ATATATCATCAGTTGAGTGGATCTCCATACTGCATATGATGATATCAATGATCATAATGCCAAATATATTCG ATATATCATCAGTTGGGTGGATCTCCATGATGCTTATGATTTTATCAATTATCTTAATGCAAACTTTATACG TTAAACGAAGAGAAAGGACCATCGGGAAAGATCAATTGAAACAGACACGTATTGAG GGTACAACAGCAGAACTTGAAAAGGTTAATAGCAATCTTACTGAGAAAGAGACGACACTAACt GATACAACAGCAGAACTTGAACAGATTAAGAACGATCTTACTGAGAAGGAGATGGCACTAACG ATCTGTACTCGTCCATGTAAAAACGAGCAGGATACATCAGCAGAACTTGAAAGGGTTAAGAACGATCTTACTGAGAAGGAATCAAAACTAACG GATACAACAGCAGAACTTGAACAAGTTAAGAACGATCTTACTGAGAAGGAGACAAAACTAACG GATACAACAGCAGAACTTGAACAAGTTAAGAACGATCTTACTGAGAAGGAGACAAAACTAACG GATACAACAGATGAACTTGAAAAAGTTAAGAACAATCTTACTGAGAAGGAAACAAAACTAAAGATAATTCCTTTATATAATTCATTTGAAGAAAGCAAGAAGTAA